One region of Oryza glaberrima chromosome 7, OglaRS2, whole genome shotgun sequence genomic DNA includes:
- the LOC127779273 gene encoding putative F-box protein At4g17565, whose amino-acid sequence MPAASDLGRDVVVVPPAGVMDDDDESTWSPWPDLQPELAGMVFCRLLSHGDRLRFRAVCRRWRLAARQQHPLPPALPWHNLDGRITYQSLPDGEVHRIPVPDELQAGGTVVCRGSFDGWLLYDRSEQLECFLMNPISKARIDLPYHWHCDDDDDDAILPDYGEEEEGQRTMCFGENAVRKIAVCSPDLVAAVIAGSGVFFYRPGMHSTWLFASGGPGFARDIAYYNGKLYSVSSDGELFVHEFSDSISADIVIGIAPQAYSCQGYSWRSTFYLVISCTTGRLMMVRWRWHLPIFYNVRRWGVDELRKEIKLDVFEADLEKRRWLEVKELGDQALFLGTSCSRAILSSDYGSCIFFSSLNITRLCSDGIINGIGDCAYCVYDMKNDTFRFDNPVSIKREGLSYGSDGRWRADWFFPCE is encoded by the coding sequence ATGCCTGCTGCATCCGATCTTGGGCGGGACGTCGTTGTTGTACCTCCAGCCGGCGTCATGGACGACGATGATGAAAGCACCTGGTCACCATGGCCGGATCTCCAGCCGGAGCTGGCAGGCATGGTGTTCTGCCGGCTGCTGTCCCACGGCGACCGCCTCCGCTTCCGAGCCGTGTGCCGCCGGTGGCGCCTCGCCGCGCGGCAGCAGCACCCTCTGCCGCCGGCGCTCCCCTGGCATAACTTGGACGGCCGCATCACCTACCAGAGCCTCCCCGACGGCGAGGTGCACCGCATCCCCGTCCCCGACGAGCTCCAAGCTGGAGGCACGGTCGTCTGCCGCGGCTCGTTCGATGGCTGGCTCCTCTACGACCGCAGCGAGCAGCTGGAGTGCTTCCTGATGAACCCAATCTCCAAGGCCAGGATTGATCTGCCCTACCACTGGcactgcgacgacgacgacgacgacgccatcctCCCCGACtacggggaggaggaagagggacaACGAACCATGTGCTTCGGCGAGAACGCCGTGCGGAAgatcgccgtgtgctcgcctgatctcgtcgccgccgtcatcgccggcTCTGGCGTTTTCTTCTACCGGCCGGGAATGCACTCAACCTGGCTGTTTGCCTCCGGCGGCCCCGGCTTCGCGCGCGACATAGCCTACTACAATGGCAAGCTCTACTCCGTTAGCAGTGACGGGGAGCTTTTCGTTCACGAGTTCAGCGATAGCATCAGTGCAGATATCGTGATCGGCATAGCTCCTCAAGCCTACAGTTGTCAAGGCTACAGTTGGCGGAGCACTTTTTACCTCGTCATATCGTGCACTACAGGCAGGCTAATGATGGTTCGATGGCGGTGGCATCTCCCCATATTTTACAATGTACGCCGTTGGGGCGTCGACGAGCTGAGGAAGGAGATCAAGCTGGACGTGTTCGAGGCAGATCTGGAGAAGCGCAGGTGGTTGGAGGTGAAGGAACTAGGTGACCAAGCTCTCTTCCTCGGCACCTCCTGCTCCAGGGCAATTCTTTCATCGGATTATGGCAGCTGTATATTCTTTTCGAGCTTAAACATAACCAGATTATGCTCTGATGGGATCATCAATGGCATTGGTGACTGCGCCtactgtgtgtatgacatgaAGAACGACACATTCAGATTTGATAATCCGGTGTCCATAAAAAGGGAGGGGTTGTCTTATGGGTCGGATGGAAGATGGAGAGCTGACTGGTTCTTCCCATGTgagtga